The proteins below come from a single Rosa rugosa chromosome 2, drRosRugo1.1, whole genome shotgun sequence genomic window:
- the LOC133733313 gene encoding uncharacterized protein LOC133733313 translates to MIAPVVLALTVGFLGWAYQALKPPPPKICGSPGGPPVTSPRVKLSDGRYLAYREFGVPKEEAKHKIIIIHGFSSSKDLALPVSQELVDELRVYFLFFDRAGYGESDPYPSRSVKSEAYDIQELADTLQIGSKFYVIGISMGAYPVWSCLKYIPHRLLGASLVVPFVNYWWPRIPANLLRESFQRLQVSDQRTFQVAHYTPWLLHWWMTQKWFTALSIMAGNMEIFCPKDLETLKKLSESPSVGQEKIQQQGEHESLYRDLLAGYGKWEFDPIDLTNPFPNNEGSVHIWQGYADRIIPYKVNRYIAEKLPWIHYHEVPDYGHLLIFESDHCEAVLKALLRG, encoded by the exons aTGATTGCCCCAGTAGTACTAGCTTTGACAGTGGGTTTTCTTGGGTGGGCATATCAGGCACTAAAGCCTCCCCCTCCTAAAATATGCGGTTCACCTGGTGGTCCTCCTGTCACTTCACCTAGAGTGAAACTCAGTGATGGTAGATATTTGGCCTACAGGGAGTTTGGAGTGCCTAAAGAAGAGGCAAAACACAAGATCATCATCATTCATGGCTTTAGCAGTTCCAAAGATCTGGCTTTACCTGTTTCTCAA GAACTCGTTGACGAGTTAAGGGtatattttctcttctttgaCAGAGCTGGTTATGGCGAAAGTGATCCGTATCCCTCACGCTCAGTTAAGAGTGAAGCATATGATATTCAAGAACTAGCTGACACGTTGCAGATTGGGTCCAAATTCTATGTAATTGGAATCTCAATGGGGGCTTACCCTGTTTGGAGTTGCTTGAAATACATACCGCACAG ATTGTTAGGAGCTTCCCTGGTAGTTCCTTTTGTGAACTACTGGTGGCCTCGTATTCCTGCTAATCTATTGAGAGAGTCCTTTCAGAGGCTGCAGGTATCGGACCAACGGACATTCCAAGTTGCACATTACACCCCATGGTTACTTCATTGGTGGATGACCCAGAAATGGTTCACTGCATTAAGTATCATGGCTGGAAATATGGAGATCTTCTGCCCCAAAGATTTAGAAACATTGAAGAAACTTTCAGAATCCCCAAGTGTTGGTCAG GAAAAGATACAGCAGCAAGGAGAACACGAATCTCTCTACCGAGACCTACTGGCTGGCTATGGAAAATGGGAATTCGACCCCATAGACTTAACGAATCCATTTCCTAACAATGAGGGTTCAGTTCACATTTGGCAAGGCTATGCAGACAGGATCATTCCATATAAAGTAAACCGTTACATTGCAGAGAAGCTTCCCTGGATTCATTATCACGAAGTTCCTGATTATGGGCATTTGCTTATTTTTGAGAGTGATCACTGTGAGGCTGTTTTGAAGGCACTCTTGCGTGGATAA